From Micromonospora auratinigra:
GCTGGATCGAGGTGCGCCTCACCGAGGCCGGCCCCGGGCGTACCCGGTTCGAGCTGGAGCACGTCGCGCACGTCGACGACCAGCGCTGGGCCGAGTACGGCCCGGGCGCGGTCGGCGTCGGCTGGGACGGCGCCCTGCTCGGGCTGGCGTCGCACCTGGCCGCCGACGGCAGCGGGATCGCCCCCGAGCAGGCCGTCGAGTGGATGGGCTCCGACGAGGGCCGCCGGTTCTTCACGCTGGCCAGCGAACGCTGGACCGAGGCGAGCATCGCCGCCGGCACCCCCGCCGACGAGGCCCGCGCCGCCGGCGACCGGACCACCGCCTTCTACACCGGAGCCCCCACCCCCTGACCGTCCGGTGCGCGGGCGACGGCGGCCGCCGCCCGCGCACCGTCCCCGGGTGGATCAGCGGAAGGTGTGCACCAGTTCGATCGGGCCGACGAGGTGCTGGTTGAACAGGTCCAGCTCCTCGGCGGGCACCCACAGCTCCAGGATGTCCCGGCCGCCGACCTGGCGGACCGGGTAGCGGGCGGCGAACTCGCGCTGCACCGCGAACCGGGTCACGTGACCGACGCCGGAGGCCGGGACGTTCCAGTCCCGGGCGATCATGATCGCGTACTCCTCGTTCAGCACCGGGTAGAAGATCGGCTGGTCCGGCAGCCGGGGCGGCCACGCGCGCCAGCCGGACGCCTCGACCAGCGCCAGCTCCTTCGGCCCGGTCGGCCGCCACAACGTCACGGTCTCCACGATCTGCCTCCTCTCCGAATCGGTCGGCGCAGGTTAGCGGCCCCGGCGGCGCTCGGGCCACCGGTTTCCACCCGCGCGGAACCGGCCGCACGAAACCGGGCGGCGGAATGTCGGTGCGGTCGACCAGAATGCCGATCATGTCGATCCGATCCGTCGCGGACCTGCTCGCGGCCCTCCAGTCGGGCCGGCGGGTGAAGTACCTCCACTTCTGGGGGCACCGCCCGCAGCGCGACGGCAGCGTGGGGGCGGGCTGCCTGAGCCAGTGGTGGCCGGCGCCGTTCACCGTGGACGGTCGCACGTACGCCACCGCCGAGCACTGGATGATGTGGCACAAGGCCACCCTCTTCGGCGACACCGGCACCGCCGCACGCATCCTCGAGGCCGGGCACCCGCAGCGGGCCAAGGCCCTCGGCCGGCAGGTGCGCGGCTTCGACGAGGCGACCTGGACCGCCCGCCGGTACGAGATCGTGGTGGCCGGCAGCGTGGCCAAGTTCGCCCAGCACGACGCGCTGCGCGCCTTCCTGCTGGGCACCGGGGACCGGGTGCTGGTGGAGGCCAGCCCGGTCGACCGGATCTGGGGCATCGGGCTGGCCGCCGACGACCCGCGCGCCGCCGACCCGGCCACCTGGCAGGGCCCGAACCTGCTCGGTTTCGCCCTGATGGCGGCTCGGGACGCCCTGGGCGAGGAGGCGGCGTGACGGCGCGGCAACTGCCCTCGGGCGACGAGATCCGCGCCCACCTGCGCACCGAGGTCAACCGCGCGCTGCGCCGCCCCGGCATGTACGGCGACGAGATGACGTTGATCATGCTCTGTCGTACCCTCGCCGTCGCCGAGGGGATCGAGGACGTCTGGCGGGCGGAGTACGACGCCCGGCACGACCTGGGCTGGTTCCCGCCGACCGGGGTGCTCGGCGCGGTCCGCCGGTTCCTGCCCGCCGGCCACCGCGCCTACGACGCCGTCGCCTCGATCTACGCCGGCTTCGCCCACCGGGTCGGCTGGCTCGAGGTGCGGCGCCGGCTGACCGACGGCGAGTACGACGAGATGCTGCGGGACCTGCCCGGCTGGGTGGCCGAGGACCGCACGGCGGCCGACGCGCTGGCCCGCTTCGGTCCGCCCTCGGTGCCGCCGGGCAGCACCAATCCCCGCTTCCCCCGCACCTGGCTCTACGTCGCCGGTCCGGACCGGCCGCCGCTGTTCCTCGACTTCTGGCCCCGGGAGGAGGAGCCGGAGGAGGACGGGCCGGTGCTGCTGCTGGCCCGCGAGGGCGGCCGGCCGTTCGGCGAGTCGTTCTGGTTCACCCCGCAGGGCCGGCGTCGGCGCCCCGCCGAGGACGACGACTGATCCGGCCGCCGCACCGCCGGGCGTCGACCGACCCGGCACCGGGCCAGGCGGACGGGTAACGTGCAACGGCGTGACCGGCGCACCGTACTCGCACTGCTCGTACTGCGGCTCGGCCTACCCGGCGGGAGCCGGCTGGCCACGGGTCTGCGCGGCCTGCGGCGAGACGGTGTGGCGCAACCCGACGCCGGTCGCGGTCGCGGTGCTGCCGGTCCGGACGCCGGACGGGCTCGGCGTGGTGGTCGTGCGCCGCGACATCGAACCGGCCCGGGGCGAGCTGGCGTTGCCGGGCGGGTTCGTCGAGTACGGCGAGGAGTGGTCCGAAGCGCTGGTGCGGGAGCTGCGCGAGGAAACCGGCCTGCGGGCCGAGGCCGCCGAGGCCCGGTTGTTCGCGGTGCACGGCGCGCCGGCCGGCGGCACCATGATGGTCTTCGGCGTGCTGCCCGAGCGGGCGCTGGGTGACCTGCCGCCCTCCGCGCCCACCGAGGAGGCCACCGAGTGGCTGGTCCTCACCGAGCCGGTCGAGCTGGCCTTCTCCACGCACACCCGGGTGCTGGCCGACTTCCTCGCCGACACGCGTCCCGCCTGACCGGCCCCGGTCGGTGGACACCGCCCGGCCGGCCCCGGCCGGCGGACACCGCCCGGCCGGCACCGGCCTGCGTCCCGGCCGGTGCCACGTGACCGCCGGCCCGGGCGGGCGACGACCGGCCCCGAACCGGGCCGGACACGTCGCCGACCCGGGACGACCGGTCACCGGCTCGACGGTGCCGGCACGGCGGCGAACGGCACGGCCGCCGGAGCGACCTCCGCCGGCTCGCCGGCCGGGTGCCGCCAGAGCCCGCGGCGGCGCAGGACGGGCAGCACCCCCTCGCCGAACCAGTACGCCTCCTCCAGGTGGGGATGCCCGCTGAGGACGAACTCGTCGATGCCGAGGGCGTGATATTCGGCGATCCGGTCGGCGACCTCGGTGTGGCTGCCCACCAGGGCGGTGCCCGCGCCACCCCGGACCAGCCCCACGCCGGCCCAGAGGTTGGGCGAGACCTCCAGGCCGTCCCGGGAGCCGCCGTGCAGCTCCAGCATCCGGCGCTGCCCCTCGGACTCGCTGCGCCGCAGCCCTTCCTGCACGGCCCGGACGTCGGCCTCGGCGATGCCGTCGAGCAGCCGGCGCGCCTGCGCCCACGCCTCGTCGGCGGTGTCCCGGGCGATCACGTGCAGCCGGATGCCGAAGCGCAGCTGGCGGCCGGCGGCCGCGGCCAGCCCACGGATCCAGTCGAGCTTGCCGGCCACCTGTGCCGGCGGCTCGCCCCAGGTGAGGTAGACGTCGCTGTGCCGTACCGCGACCGGCCCGGCGGCGGCCGACGACCCGCCGAAGTAGACCGGCGGCACCGGGTCGGGCAGCCGGCTCAGCCGGGCGTCCTCGACCCGCAGGTGCTCCCCGCGGTGGCTGACCGTCTCGCCCCGCCACAGCGCCCGGACCACCTGCAGGAACTCGTCGGTACGCGCGTACCGGCCGTCCTTGTCGAGGAAGTCGCCGTACGCGCGCTGCTCGGCCGACTCGCCGCCGGTGACGACGTTGAGCAGCAGCCGGCCACCGGAGAGGCGCTGGAAGGTGGCCGCCATCTGCGCGGCGAGGGTGGGTGAGAGCAGTCCGGGCCGGAAGGCGACCAGGAACTTGAGCCGCTCGGTGACCTCGGTGAGCATCGCGGTGCTGAGCCAGGCGTCCTCGCACCAGGCGCCGGTGGGGGTGAGCGCCCCGACGAAGCCGAGCTGTTCGGCGCTGCGGGCGATCTGCCCGAGGTAGGCGATGCTGGCCGGCCGGGCCCCGCCGGCGGTGCCGACGGGCACGCCGTGGCCGCCGCCCACGATGTCCCGGCTGTCGCCGTAGGTCGGCAGGAACCAGTGGAAGGTGAGCGTCATCGGGGAGCCTCCGGCGGGCGGTCCAGGGGCCGTCTCCTGAGGGGTGGGACGACCACCCGCACAGCCTACCCATAAAACCTATCGGGTTGGTAGGTTGCCCGCGATCGTCGACCCAGCCCGCTGTCGCCCTGCCGAGGAGCCCGCCATGCGTACCCCGTCCAGACCCGCCCTCCGCCGTCCCCGCCGCCTGGTGACCGCGCTGCTCACCGCCGTGGCGTTGGTGGCGGTCGCCGGGGTGGCCGCGTGCGGCGGCGACGCCGACGCCGCCGGCGGTGACAGCGAGCGTCCACTGCGGATCGGCTACCAGCGCTTCGGCGGACTGAGCCTGGTCAAGGCCCGCGACGCCGCCCCGGACGTGCAGTGGTCGCTGTTCGAGAGCGGGCCCGCGCTGACCGAGGCGCTCAAGGCCGGCTCGATCGACATCGGTCAGGTCGGCGAGGCCCCGCCGGTGTTCGCCGCCGCCGGGAAGATCCCGTTCGCCGTCATCGGCACCTCGCAGCCCGTGCCGCAGGGCGAGGCGGTGCTGGTCAAGGCCGACAGTCCCTACCGCAGCTTCGCCGACCTGCGCGGTCGCACGGTGGCCCTGAACAAGGGCTCCAACGTGCACTGGCTGCTGGTGAAGCTGCTCGCCGCGAACAAGATGACGCTCGCCGACATCAACGTGAAGTACCTCAAGCCGGCCGAGGGACGGCCCGCCTTCGACAACGGTCAGGTGGACGCCTGGATCATCTGGGACCCGTACTTCGCGCTCGCCGAGCAGCCCGGCGTCCGGGTGCTCGCCGACGCCACCGGCCTGACCGGCAACCGCGAGTACGTACTGGCCTCACCGGCCGCCGTGCGCGACCGCACCGACGACGTCCGGGCCTTCCTGCGGACCTACCGGCAGACCACCGACTGGGGCATCGCCCACCCCTCGGAGCGGGCCCGCGTCCTCGCCCCCGAACTGAAGATCCCGCTCGACGTGACCACCCGCGCGCTGGCCCGCAGCGCCAAGCCGCTCGCCCCGGTGACCCCCGCGATCGGCGCGGAACTACAGGCCATCGCGGACAGCTTCGTCGCCCTGAAACTGGTGCCCGGCCCGGTCGACATCGCCGGACGCGTCGACGACCGGTTCGCCACGGAGTTCCAGTGAGCGTCCCGACGCTGACCGGCGCGCCCCCCGCCACCGCCGCCCCGGTGCCGCACACCCGAGCGGAGCGACCGGCGCGGCGCTGGCGACGAGCGGTCAGCCCGGTCGTGCTCGTGCTCGGCTGGGAGGCCGCCGCGCGGGCCGGGCTGCTGCCGGCGGAGAAACTGCCCGCGCCCAGCGCGGTGCTCGGCACCGGGTGGCGGCTGACCCGGGACGGCACCCTCGCCGTGCACCTGCTCGACTCGCTGACCCGGGCCGGGCTCGGGCTGCTCATCGGCGGCGTGCTGGCGCTGCTGCTGGGCGCGGTGGCGGGGCTGGCCCGCGTCGGGGACGACGTCGTCGACCCGCCGGTGCAGATGGGCCGGATGCTGCCGCACCTCGGCCTGGTGCCGCTGTTGATCATCTGGGTCGGGATCGGTGAGTCGCTGAAGGTCACCCTGGTCGCGCTCGGCGCGTTCTTCCCGCTCTACTTCAACACGTACGCCGGCATCCGGGACATCGACGAGCGCCTGGTGGAGGCCGCCCGGTCCTGCGGCCTGGGCCCGGCGGCCCGGTTGCGGCACGTGGTGCTGCCCGGCGCGCTGCCCGCCCTGTTCCTCGGCCTGCGGCTGGCCATCGGGGCGGCCTGGCTGAGCCTCGTCGTCGGCGAGCAGGTCAACGCCCAGACCGGCGTCGGGTTCCTGATGATGGAGGCGCGCGAGTTCAGCCAGACCGACGTGGTCGTGCTGGGGCTGCTGATCTACGCCCTGCTCGGTCTGCTCTCCGACCTTGCCCTGCGCTGGCTGGAGAGGAGGATGTTGACATGGCGACGCGGACTGCGGGCGACCTGAGCACCGCCCGACCGGTGCTCACCGCCCGCGCCGTGACCCGGGCGTTCGGGGCCAGCGTCGTGCTGGCCGGCGTCGACCTCACCGTCGCCGCCGGCGAGACCGTGGCCCTGCTCGGCGGCAGCGGCTCCGGCAAGAGCACCCTGCTGCGCGTCCTGGCCGGCCTCGACGAGGAGGCCGGCGGCGAGTGGACCCGGCACGGCACGACCGCGGTGGTGTTCCAGGAACACCGGCTGCTGCCCTGGAAACGGGTGGCCGACAACGTCGCGCTCGGGCTCACCGGCCCGGACGTCGCCGGCCGGGTCGGGCGGGCGCTGGCCGAGGTCGGGCTCGCCGACCGGGGCCGGGCCTGGCCGGCCGAACTCTCCGGCGGGCAGGCGCAGCGGGTCGCGGTGGCCCGGGCCCTGGTCCGCGAACCCGACCTGCTGCTGCTCGACGAGCCGTTCGGCGCGCTGGACGCGCTGACCCGGCTGCGCATGCAGGGACTGCTGCGCCGGCTGCGCGCCGAGCACGGCTTCGCCGCGCTGCTGGTCACCCACGACGTGGAGGAGGCGCTGCTGCTCGCCGACCGGGTCCTGCTCCTGGACGGCGGGATCATCGCCGACCAGGTGCCCGTCGACCTCGGTCCGTCCCCCGGCCCCGACGACCCCGCCTTCGGCGCGCTGCGCCGACGGCTGCTCGACCGTCTCGGCGTACCCGCCCCCTGAGCACACCGGAGAGCTGATGACCCGCTGGACCCCCGACCCGAGCTTCTACCCGTCCCCCCGCGAGGCGGCCGGCGCGCCGGCCGAGAAGCTGGCGTACGTCGCCGCGTTCGACCGCGCCGGGCAGCAACCGGACGCCATCGCGGTGCTCGACACCGACCCCGACTCCGACACGTACGGGCAGGTGGTGGGCTGGACCGAGCTGCCCTCCACCGGCGACGAGCTGCACCACTTCGGCTGGAACGCGTGCAGCAGCGCGCTCTGCCCGACCGCGCCGCACCCGCACGTCGAACGGCGCTACCTGATCGTGCCGGGCCTGCGGTCGTCCCGGATCCACGTGCTGGACACGAAGCCCGACCCGCGCCGGCCGACGCTGGTGAAGGTGATCGAGGCCGACGAGCTGGGCAAGCGGGCCGGCTACTCCCGCCCGCACACCGTGCACTGCGGACCGGACGGCATCTACGTCTCCGCCCTCGGCGGCGCCGACGGCCAGGAGGGGCCGGGCGGCATCGCCGTGCTCGACCACACCTCGTTCGAGGTACGCGGAGCCTGGGAGGCCGACCGGGGCCCGCAGTTCCTGGCGTACGACTTCTGGTGGCACTACACCCAGGACGTGCTGGTCACCAGCGAGTGGGGCACCCCGGCGATGATCGAGGACGGGATCGTCGGTGAGCTGCTGCTCGGCCGCCGCTACGGGCACGCCATCCACTTCTGGGACCTGGCGAAGCGCCGGCACGTGCAGCGCGTCGACCTCGGCGACCAGTACCAGATGCCGCTCGAACTGCGTCCGGCGCACGACCCGACGAAGTCGTACGGGTTCGTCGGCGTGGTGATCAGCGTCGAGGACCTCTCCGCGTCGATCTGGGTGTGGCACCGCGACGGCGACGCCTGGGCGGTGACCAAGGTGATCGACATCCCGGCCGAGCCGGCCGCCCCGGACGCGCTGCCCGACCTGCTCAAGCCCTTCGGCGCGGTGCCGCCCCTGGTCACCGACATCGACCTGTCGGTGGACGACCGGTTCCTCTACGTCTCCTGCTGGGGCACCGGTGAGCTGCTCCAGTACGACGTCAGCGACCCGTTCCACCCGGTCCAGGTCGGTGCGGTACGCCTCGGCGGCATCGTGGGCCGGACCCCGCACCCCGCCTTCCCCGACGAGCCGCTCTCCGGCGGCCCGCAGATGGTGGAGATCAGCCGCGACGGCCACCGGGTCTACGTCAGCAACTCCCTCTACGGCTCCTGGGACGACCAGTTCTACCCCGACGGGGTGGGCGCCTGGGTGGCGAAGCTGGACGTCGACCCCGAGCGCGGCGGGCTCACCCCGGACCCCCGGTTCTTCCCGCGCGGGGCGGACTTCCGGGGGCGACGCGTACACCAGACCCGGCTGGAGGGCGGGGACGCCTCCTCCGACTCGTACTGCTTCCCGTGACCGGCGCGACCTGGTTGACGCTGGCCGGCCTCGGCGCGTTCCACGGCCTGAACCCGGCGATGGGCTGGCTCTTCGCGGTCGCCCGGGGCCTGCAGGAGCGCCGCCGCGCGGCGCTGCTGCGGGCCCTGCCGCCGATCGCCGCCGGCCACCTGGCCTCGGTCGCGGTGATCGCCGCGCTGGTCAGCGCCACCCGCTCGGTGGCGGCGAGCACCGCCGTCGCGGTCGTCGGCGGGGCGTTGCTGGTCGGTTTCGGCCTCTGGCGGCTGCTCTCCGAGCGGCACTTCCGCTGGGCCGGCATGCGGCTCTCCCCCGCTCAGCTCACCGGCTGGTCGTTCCTGATGTCGTCGGCACACGGGGCGGGGCTGATGCTGCTGCCGGTGCTGCTGGCCGAGCCGGCGGTGACCGCCGGCCCGCACGCCGGGCACCTCGCCGCCGCGCCGGCCGGGGCGCTGACCGGCCTGGCCGCCGCCGGGGTGCACACCGTGGCGATGCTCGCCGTCGCGCTGGCGGTCGCCGTCGTGGTGTACGAGGTGCTCGGCGTGGGCGTGCTGCGCCGGGCCTGGTTCAACGTCGACCGGCTCTGGGCCGGGGTGCTGGTGGCGGCCGGGGTGGTGACGCTGATCGCCGCGACCTGAGCCTGCTGACCTGCGTCGGATCGACGGGCCTCCCACTGGTTGGATGGGGTTCGGCAGCGTCGCCGAACCGGAGGTCAGCCATGTCCCGTACCCCGTCGCCCGAGGAGACCGACCACGACGGCCGCCGGGCCCGGCAGTGGCTGGCCGGCCGCGCCCACTGCCCCGGCGTCGCCCGCGACGACCTGCTGGAGCTGGGTTCCGCGATGGCCGCGCTGACCGCCGCCGCGGCGGAACGCGAACCGGTGGCGGTGACCCCGGCCCCGGTCGGCGTGGACCCGGGCGCACCGATCGCGAAGCCGCTCCGGCCCGACCTGCTGCGCCCGCTGGAGACCAACGCGGAGATGCGCTGGGCGGCGATGGCCGGCCAGGGGTACGTGGTGCCGAACGACCGCTTCTTCGTCCGCAACCACACCCGCTCGCCCCGGCTCGACGCCCGCAGCTGGCGACTGCGCCTGTTCGGCACCGGCCTGGCCGGCGCACCCACCCGCGACGACCCGGTCGAGTTCGACCTCGACGAGCTGCGCCGGCTGCCCGCCGAGGAGAGCACCGCGCTGCTGGAGTGCGCCGGCAACGGGCGGCGCTTCTTCGCCGACCAGCAGGACGAGCACCCGCCCGGGGTGGCCTGGGACCTGGGCGGCGTCGGGGTGGCCCGCTGGCGGGGCGTCCGGCTGGGCGCCGTGCTGCGCCGGGCCGGGCTCACCGCCGACGCGGTCGACGTGATGCCCGAGGGGCTCGACCCGCACTACGTGACCGGCGGGGTGGACCTGGGTCCGGTCCGCCGCCCGCTGCCGGTGGCGAAGGCCCTCGACGACGTGCTGCTCGCGTACGAGATGAACGGGGAGCCGCTGGGCGTCGACCACGGCTTCCCGGTGCGGGTGGTGGTGCCCGGCTGGATCGGCATCGCCTCGATCAAGTGGGTCGGCCCGATCGAGGTCTCGGCCACCCCGCTGTTCTCGCCGTGGAACACCCGGTTCTACCGGATGTTCGGGCCGGGCCGGCCGGCCGACGGCGCCGACCTCGGCGCCCAGTGCGTGAAGAGCGCCTTCGAGCTGGCCTGGGACGCCCGGGTGCCGGCCGGCACCCAGGTGCTGCTGCGCGGCCGGTCCTGGTCGGGGGCGGGGCCGATCGCGCGGGTCGAGGTGGACACCGGCGACGGCTGGCGGCCGGCCGACCTGGTCGCCGCCGACCGGGGCGGCCCCTGGCAGCGCTGGACGGTCCGCTGGCGGCCGATGACGCCCGGCCGGTGCGTGCTGCGCGCCCGGGCCACCGACGTCACCGGGGCCGGTCAACCCGACCGGGCCGACCGCAACGACCTCGGGTACCTCTTCGACGCGGTGGTGCGCCACCCGGTCACGGTGCGCTGAGGCAGGTCAGGGCCGCAGGTAGCCGGGTGGCACCGCGTCGGTCAGCCAGACCCCGTTGTCGCTGCGGTGGAAGACGAACCCGTCCGCCGCCATCGCGGCCGCCGCGACGGTCAGCACCACCACCGTGCCACCGCGCCGGGAGCCGACCCGGCGGGCCGTCGCCACGTCCGGCGACAGGTGTACGTGGTGGCGGCGCCCCCGCCGCAGCCCCTCGGCACGGATCGCCGCCAACACGCTGTCGCTGGTGCCGTGGAAGAGCAGCTCGGGCGGGTCGGCCGGGGCCAGACCCAGGTCGACCGGGACGGAGTGGCCCTGGCTGGCCCGGATCCGGTCGGCCCCGTCCGCCCCGGCGGACACCGCGAACCGTTGCTTGTCGTTCCCGGCGACCACCGCGTCGAGGTCGGCGCGGGTGATCCGCAGGGCGGCGAGCAGGTCGTCGACGGGCACCCAGCCGGCGCGGTCGAGGGTCAGCCCGAAGCGGTCCGGCCGGTGCCGCAGGGCCAGCGACATCCGCTTGCTGACCCGGACCAGGTCACGATGATCCACGCCGTTCAGTGTGGCGCACCGCCCGGACCGGGGCGACCGATATCGGCGGGCCGCCGGCAGCACGGATTCCCTTGTGGAGGGCGGCGGTCAGGCCGCGGCCCGCTCGGCGACCGGACGGCGGCGCCGGGCGGCGTCGAGGGCGGGCGGCGTCCACACCCCGTCCGGCCGGTAGAGGTTCACCCCGGGCGGGACGATCTCGTCGATCCGGTCCAGCACCGCGTCCTCCAGGGTGAGCGACGCGCCCGTCAGCAGGCTCTCCAGCTGGTCCATGGTGCGCGGGCCGATGATTGCCGAGCTGACCGCGGGATGCGCCACGGCGAACGCGACGGCCAGCTCGGGCAGGGTGCAGCCCACCTCGTCGGCGAGCGCCGACAGCCGCTCCACCGCCGCGTACTTGGCCGCGTTGCCGGGCAGCGCCGGGTCGAAGCGGGCCGGCGTACGGGCCGGCCGGCCGGTGCTCAGGTCCACCGCGCGGCCCTGCCGGTAGCGGCCGGAGAGGAACCCGGAGGCCAGCGGGGACCAGACCAGCACCCCCATCCCGTACCGCTGGCAGACCGGCAGCACCGAGCTCTCGACGCCCCGGGCCACGATCGAGTACGGCGGCTGCTCGGTGCGGAACCGCCCGAGCGCGCGCCGCTCGGCGACGTGGTGCGACTCGACGATCTCCTCCGCCGGGAAGGTCGAACAGCCGAACGCCCCGATCTTGCCTTCCCGGACCAGGTCGGTCAGCGCGCCCAGGGTCTCCTCGACGTCGGTGGTGTGGTCGGGGCGGTGCACCTGGTAGAGGTCGATCCGGTCGGTGCCGAGCCGGCGCAGGCTCTCCTCGACCGCCCGGACGATCCAGCGTCGCGAGTTGCCGCCCCGGTTCGGGCCCGCCCCCATCGGGAAGTGCACCTTGGTGGCGAGGACCACGTCGTCGCGGCGGCCCTTGAGCGCCTTGCCGACGATCACCTCCGACTCGCCGGCGGAGTACATGTCGGCGGTGTCGACGACGTTGACGCCCCGGTCGAGTGCGGCGTGCACGATGCGTACGCAGTCGTCGTGGTCGGGGTTGCCGACCGCGCCGAACATCATCGTGCCGAGACAGTGGACGCTCACCTGGATGCCGGTGCCGCCGAGGACGCGGTAGCGCACGGGGTGCTCCCTGGGGGGTACGCCGCGCTGACCGGGCGGCGGCCGGTCCCCGGACGCTAGGTGTTCGAGCGCACTCGAGGTCAAGGCCAGGCCACCCGTCGAACAGGTGTCCCAACGGCGCTCCCGAGGGGTGGGGCGTTCCCGGGTCGCGTCGCGCGTACCGGCGCCGGGTGGCAGGCTGGTGGGGTCGCCGGCAGCGGGGCGACGACGGCCCGCTGGCACACCCCGTCGTGAAGGAGAAGATCGACCCGATGGCAGTGGACGTCACCACCACGGACGAATGGCAGGCGCTGCGCAAGCACGCCGAGGCGATGCGCGGCACGCACCTGCGGGAGCTGTTCGCCACCGACGGGCAGCGGGGCGAGCGACTCACCGGTGACGTCGCCGACCTGCACGTGGACTACAGCAAGAACCTGGTCACCGACGAGACCATCGCTCTGCTCACCGCGCTGGCCGGCCGGGTGCGGCTGACCGACCGGATCGCCGCCATGTTCGCCGGCGCGCACATCAACTCCACCGAGGACCGGGCCGTGCTGCACACCGCGCTGCGGCTGCCGCGGGACGCCGCGCTGGAGGTGGACGGGCAGGACGTGGTCGCCGACGTGCACGCCGTGCTGGACCGGATGTCGGCCTTCGCCGAGCGGGTCCGCTCCGGTGCGTGGCGCGGGCACACCGGGGAGCGGATCAGCACGGTGGTCAACATCGGCATCGGCGGCTCCGACCTGGGGCCGGTGATGGCGTACGAGGCGCTCAAGGCGTACCGGGACGCCGGCATCACCTGCCGGTTCGTGTCCAACATCGACCCGACCGACATCCACGACAAGACCGCCGACCTGGACCCGGCGAGCACCCTGTTCGTGGTGGTCTCCAAGACCTTCTCCACCCAGGAGACCCTCGCCAACGCCGACCAGGCGCGCCGCTGGCTGCTCGCCGGCCTGGACGCCGACGACGACGCCGTGGCCCGGCACTTCGTCGCGGTGAGCACCAACGAGCAGCGGGTCCGTGACTTCGGCATCGACCCGGAGAACATGTTCGGCTTCTGGGACTGGGTGGGCGGGCGCTACTCGCTGCCGTCGGCGGTCGGCCTGTCGGTG
This genomic window contains:
- the pgi gene encoding glucose-6-phosphate isomerase; protein product: MAVDVTTTDEWQALRKHAEAMRGTHLRELFATDGQRGERLTGDVADLHVDYSKNLVTDETIALLTALAGRVRLTDRIAAMFAGAHINSTEDRAVLHTALRLPRDAALEVDGQDVVADVHAVLDRMSAFAERVRSGAWRGHTGERISTVVNIGIGGSDLGPVMAYEALKAYRDAGITCRFVSNIDPTDIHDKTADLDPASTLFVVVSKTFSTQETLANADQARRWLLAGLDADDDAVARHFVAVSTNEQRVRDFGIDPENMFGFWDWVGGRYSLPSAVGLSVMLAIGPERFRELLAGYHAVDEHFRSTPVERNVPALLGLLNVWYTDFLDAQTHAVLPYSQYLHRFPAYLQQLTMESNGKSVTVEGAPVTYPTGEIFWGEPGTNGQHAFYQLIHQGTRLVPADFIAFSQPNHGLGDMHDLFMSNFFAQTAALAFGRTKEQVEAEGTAAAVVPHRVMPGNHPTTSIIAPKLTPSTLGQLIALYEHIVFTEAAVWDINAFDQWGVELGKVMANQLAPKLTGGTPDLGDVDSSTAALIRRYRAQRGRD
- a CDS encoding sulfite oxidase, encoding MSRTPSPEETDHDGRRARQWLAGRAHCPGVARDDLLELGSAMAALTAAAAEREPVAVTPAPVGVDPGAPIAKPLRPDLLRPLETNAEMRWAAMAGQGYVVPNDRFFVRNHTRSPRLDARSWRLRLFGTGLAGAPTRDDPVEFDLDELRRLPAEESTALLECAGNGRRFFADQQDEHPPGVAWDLGGVGVARWRGVRLGAVLRRAGLTADAVDVMPEGLDPHYVTGGVDLGPVRRPLPVAKALDDVLLAYEMNGEPLGVDHGFPVRVVVPGWIGIASIKWVGPIEVSATPLFSPWNTRFYRMFGPGRPADGADLGAQCVKSAFELAWDARVPAGTQVLLRGRSWSGAGPIARVEVDTGDGWRPADLVAADRGGPWQRWTVRWRPMTPGRCVLRARATDVTGAGQPDRADRNDLGYLFDAVVRHPVTVR
- a CDS encoding aldo/keto reductase: MRYRVLGGTGIQVSVHCLGTMMFGAVGNPDHDDCVRIVHAALDRGVNVVDTADMYSAGESEVIVGKALKGRRDDVVLATKVHFPMGAGPNRGGNSRRWIVRAVEESLRRLGTDRIDLYQVHRPDHTTDVEETLGALTDLVREGKIGAFGCSTFPAEEIVESHHVAERRALGRFRTEQPPYSIVARGVESSVLPVCQRYGMGVLVWSPLASGFLSGRYRQGRAVDLSTGRPARTPARFDPALPGNAAKYAAVERLSALADEVGCTLPELAVAFAVAHPAVSSAIIGPRTMDQLESLLTGASLTLEDAVLDRIDEIVPPGVNLYRPDGVWTPPALDAARRRRPVAERAAA
- a CDS encoding RNA 2'-phosphotransferase; this translates as MDHRDLVRVSKRMSLALRHRPDRFGLTLDRAGWVPVDDLLAALRITRADLDAVVAGNDKQRFAVSAGADGADRIRASQGHSVPVDLGLAPADPPELLFHGTSDSVLAAIRAEGLRRGRRHHVHLSPDVATARRVGSRRGGTVVVLTVAAAAMAADGFVFHRSDNGVWLTDAVPPGYLRP